One genomic segment of Brassica napus cultivar Da-Ae chromosome A3, Da-Ae, whole genome shotgun sequence includes these proteins:
- the LOC106428960 gene encoding protein SLOW GREEN 1, chloroplastic-like: protein MASLAKFHYSDQPFHLKLNNGQRSFQPKPTSYRILQKPPPSRAIRASASSPKPSFLKSTCVTLTTAAALFSASLHLSAKPAAATPIAPPPPSSTESIESDQESSLEKHLATNPNDSEALQSLMKIKLQSKNLDQALEILNRLISLDPEEQEWRILKAQVQTYGGDFDSATKGFEEILAKDPLRVEAYHGLVMAYSESESKLSELEGRIGEAIERCKREDKKKDFRDFMLLIAQIRVMEGNPSEALRVYEELVKDEPRDFRPYLCQGLIYTLLKKKDEAEKQFEQFRRLVPENHPYKEYFDSNMLNTNKLFAKS from the coding sequence ATGGCGTCTCTCGCCAAATTCCACTACTCTGACCAACCATTCCACCTCAAGCTCAACAACGGTCAGAGAAGCTTTCAACCAAAACCTACTTCATACCGAATCCTCCAGAAGCCTCCTCCCTCTCGCGCCATTAGAGCTTCTGCATCTTCACCTAAACCCTCTTTCCTCAAATCAACCTGCGTTACTCTCACCACAGCCGCCGCTCTCTTCTCCGCCTCCCTACACCTCTCCGCCAAACCCGCCGCCGCAACCCCCATCGCACCTCCTCCACCGTCATCCACAGAATCAATCGAATCGGACCAAGAATCATCCCTCGAGAAGCACCTCGCCACCAACCCAAACGACTCGGAAGCTCTCCAATCCCTAATGAAAATCAAACTCCAATCCAAAAACCTCGACCAAGCGTTAGAGATTCTCAACCGCCTGATCTCTCTCGATCCCGAGGAGCAGGAGTGGCGGATCCTGAAAGCTCAGGTGCAAACCTACGGCGGCGATTTCGACTCCGCCACGAAAGGATTCGAGGAGATTCTCGCCAAGGATCCGCTCCGCGTCGAGGCTTACCACGGCCTCGTGATGGCCTACTCCGAATCGGAATCAAAACTCTCGGAGCTCGAGGGGAGAATCGGCGAAGCGATCGAGAGGTGCAAGAGGGAGGACAAGAAGAAGGATTTTCGCGATTTTATGCTTTTGATTGCGCAGATTAGGGTTATGGAAGGGAACCCGAGCGAGGCGCTAAGGGTTTATGAGGAGCTGGTGAAGGATGAGCCGAGGGACTTTAGGCCGTATCTGTGTCAGGGTTTGATTTATACGTTGTTGAAGAAGAAGGACGAGGCGGAGAAGCAGTTTGAGCAGTTTAGGAGGTTGGTTCCTGAGAATCATCCGTATAAAGAGTATTTTGATTCTAATATGCTTAATACCAACAAGCTTTTCGCTAAGAGTTAA
- the LOC106443015 gene encoding short-chain dehydrogenase TIC 32 B, chloroplastic-like isoform X2: MGLYSLITGRRGPSGFGSATSAEEVTQRIDATHLTAIITGGAGGIGMETARVMAKRGVHAVIGARNIGAAENAKAEILRQNTNARVTLLHLDLSSVKSIRAFVRDFHALHLPLNLLINNAGVMFCPYQLSEDEIELQFATNHIGHFLLTNLLLDTMKTTAKTSGVEGRILNLSSIAHIYTYKEGIKFDSINDICCYSDKRAYGQSKLANILHANELSRQLQEEGVNITVNSVHPGLILTNLFQHTALLMRFLKFFSFYLWKNIPQGAATTCYVALHPTLKGVTGKYFADCNEVTPSKLARDETLARKLWDFSVKLINSVSKKNYLGFEDTI, translated from the exons ATGGGATTATATTCACTAATCACAGGGAGAAGAGGACCAAGTGGGTTTGGTTCAGCTACATCAGCTGAAGAGGTTACCCAAAGGATTGATGCAACTCATCTCACTGCAATTATCACAG GAGGGGCAGGAGGGATAGGAATGGAGACAGCGAGGGTAATGGCCAAGAGAGGTGTTCATGCGGTAATTGGTGCCCGAAACATAGGAGCTGCAGAAAATGCCAAAGCCGAGATTCTCAGACAAAACACAAACGCACGTGTCACCCTCCTCCACTTAGATCTCTCTTCGGTCAAATCCATCAGAGCCTTTGTTCGTGACTTCCATGCCCTCCATCTTCCTCTCAATCTCCTCat AAACAACGCAGGAGTAATGTTCTGTCCATACCAACTCTCTGAAGATGAAATCGAATTGCAGTTTGCTACAAATCACATTG GCCATTTTCTGTTGACAAACTTGCTCCTAGACACAATGAAGACCACAGCTAAAACCAGTGGTGTCGAAGGAagaattttgaatttatcaTCTATAGCTCATATCTATACTTATAAAGAAGGAATCAAGTTCGACAGCATCAATGACATATGCTG TTACTCGGATAAAAGAGCTTACGGACAATCAAAACTAGCCAATATATTGCACGCTAACGAGCTCTCCCGTCAACTTCAG GAAGAGGGAGTGAACATAACAGTGAACTCAGTGCACCCTGGTCTCATCCTCACCAATCTCTTCCAACACACAGCTCTTTTAATGA GGTTCTTGAAGTTCTTCAGTTTTTACTTGTGGAAAAATATACCTCAG GGAGCAGCTACAACATGTTATGTTGCTCTGCATCCAACGCTGAAGGGAGTAACGGGAAAGTACTTTGCAGATTGCAATGAAGTTACTCCAAGCAAACTTGCTAGAGATGAGACTTTGGCACGAAAACTATGGGATTTTAGTGTTAAGCTCATCAACTctgtttctaaaaaaaactaCCTGGGTTTCGAGGACACCATTTAA
- the LOC106443015 gene encoding short-chain dehydrogenase TIC 32 B, chloroplastic-like isoform X1, producing the protein MGLYSLITGRRGPSGFGSATSAEEVTQRIDATHLTAIITGGAGGIGMETARVMAKRGVHAVIGARNIGAAENAKAEILRQNTNARVTLLHLDLSSVKSIRAFVRDFHALHLPLNLLINNAGVMFCPYQLSEDEIELQFATNHIGHFLLTNLLLDTMKTTAKTSGVEGRILNLSSIAHIYTYKEGIKFDSINDICCYSDKRAYGQSKLANILHANELSRQLQEEGVNITVNSVHPGLILTNLFQHTALLMSKFSLCFPRIISFKFSLLFALIPIFTGFLKFFSFYLWKNIPQGAATTCYVALHPTLKGVTGKYFADCNEVTPSKLARDETLARKLWDFSVKLINSVSKKNYLGFEDTI; encoded by the exons ATGGGATTATATTCACTAATCACAGGGAGAAGAGGACCAAGTGGGTTTGGTTCAGCTACATCAGCTGAAGAGGTTACCCAAAGGATTGATGCAACTCATCTCACTGCAATTATCACAG GAGGGGCAGGAGGGATAGGAATGGAGACAGCGAGGGTAATGGCCAAGAGAGGTGTTCATGCGGTAATTGGTGCCCGAAACATAGGAGCTGCAGAAAATGCCAAAGCCGAGATTCTCAGACAAAACACAAACGCACGTGTCACCCTCCTCCACTTAGATCTCTCTTCGGTCAAATCCATCAGAGCCTTTGTTCGTGACTTCCATGCCCTCCATCTTCCTCTCAATCTCCTCat AAACAACGCAGGAGTAATGTTCTGTCCATACCAACTCTCTGAAGATGAAATCGAATTGCAGTTTGCTACAAATCACATTG GCCATTTTCTGTTGACAAACTTGCTCCTAGACACAATGAAGACCACAGCTAAAACCAGTGGTGTCGAAGGAagaattttgaatttatcaTCTATAGCTCATATCTATACTTATAAAGAAGGAATCAAGTTCGACAGCATCAATGACATATGCTG TTACTCGGATAAAAGAGCTTACGGACAATCAAAACTAGCCAATATATTGCACGCTAACGAGCTCTCCCGTCAACTTCAG GAAGAGGGAGTGAACATAACAGTGAACTCAGTGCACCCTGGTCTCATCCTCACCAATCTCTTCCAACACACAGCTCTTTTAATGAGTAAATTTTCTCTCTGTTTTCCTCGTATTATTTCCTTTAAATTTTCACTATTGTTTGCTTTAATCCCCATTTTCACAGGGTTCTTGAAGTTCTTCAGTTTTTACTTGTGGAAAAATATACCTCAG GGAGCAGCTACAACATGTTATGTTGCTCTGCATCCAACGCTGAAGGGAGTAACGGGAAAGTACTTTGCAGATTGCAATGAAGTTACTCCAAGCAAACTTGCTAGAGATGAGACTTTGGCACGAAAACTATGGGATTTTAGTGTTAAGCTCATCAACTctgtttctaaaaaaaactaCCTGGGTTTCGAGGACACCATTTAA
- the BNAA03G00540D gene encoding uncharacterized protein BNAA03G00540D, with product MSERPGRHQRRPSLSVFPNSLLDLTDISVTANPPSTIPSQLPRHQMPPPTPAAAPPANSDKKDDNASKEGNASSN from the coding sequence ATGTCTGAGAGACCAGGCCGTCACCAGAGAAGGCCTTCTCTGAGCGTTTTTCCGAACTCCCTCCTGGATCTCACCGACATATCTGTCACAGCAAACCCTCCATCCACCATCCCTTCTCAGCTGCCGCGCCATCAGATGCCTCCGCCTACTCCAGCTGCTGCTCCTCCAGCAAACAGTGACAAGAAAGATGACAATGCTAGCAAGGAAGGGAACGCCTCTTCTAACTGA
- the LOC106428981 gene encoding dolichyl-diphosphooligosaccharide--protein glycosyltransferase subunit 4C has translation MFDDQDLGFFANFLGIFIFILVIAYHFVVADPKFE, from the coding sequence ATGTTTGACGACCAAGACCTCGGATTCTTTGCCAATTTTCTCGGCATTTTCATCTTCATTCTGGTCATTGCTTACCATTTCGTCGTCGCCGACCCAAAGTTCGAATGA
- the LOC106443012 gene encoding protein CANDIDATE G-PROTEIN COUPLED RECEPTOR 6-like, whose amino-acid sequence MTRSPFFAAVISLLLATLAVAEIKSITISDDSRPLILLQTFGFTQTGHVTISVLYSSSQDSSRTGFYLVEQESVLLVDIELQQNSSFCVLDSHYVHHFDQSYQVTSPGYYSLFFANCAPGTKVSMKFKTEMYNLDPNGSKDYLPAGSTQLPGLLFVFSLCYLTFFGLWVYLCYNKKQMIHILVAALLIMKSLSLICGAEVKHYVKTTGTPHGWNIPFYVFQFLGNVLLFMVIVLVGTGWSFLKPKIRGKEKTLLAMVIPFEVVSTIASVVIGETGPYVQNWLIWTYIIFFAEVSCWVAMRLVIVWWMCSLRKTSRKTVKNLGTSPFFGKFYNLVFVYLLFTRVAIGVFMLNETADYKYQWESNVAGEIASLAFYALMCYYMFRPIERNGFSDVEDEKEEEELLQIFDLEEDQV is encoded by the coding sequence ATGACGAGATCACCCTTTTTCGCCGCTGTCATCTCGCTACTCCTCGCCACTCTCGCGGTGGCGGAGATTAAGTCCATCACCATCTCCGATGATTCTCGGCCATTGATTCTCTTGCAGACATTCGGGTTTACTCAGACCGGTCATGTAACCATCTCCGTATTGTATTCTTCGAGTCAGGACTCGTCGAGGACAGGGTTCTACCTTGTAGAACAAGAATCGGTTCTCCTAGTAGACATCGAGCTCCAGCAAAACTCTAGCTTCTGCGTCCTCGATTCACACTACGTCCACCATTTCGATCAATCATATCAAGTAACGTCCCCTGGATATTACTCTCTCTTCTTTGCTAACTGCGCACCGGGGACTAAGGTTTCCATGAAGTTCAAAACTGAGATGTACAATCTTGATCCAAACGGGTCAAAGGATTACTTACCAGCCGGGTCAACCCAACTACCCGGTTTGTTATTCGTCTTCTCCCTCTGCTATTTGACGTTCTTTGGTCTCTGGGTCTATTTATGCTACAACAAGAAGCAAATGATTCACATTTTAGTGGCGGCTCTGCTTATAATGAAATCCCTTAGTCTTATTTGTGGCGCGGAGGTTAAACACTACGTGAAAACCACAGGCACGCCTCACGGCTGGAACATTCCTTTCTACGTTTTCCAGTTCCTCGGAAACGTTTTGCTCTTCATGGTGATTGTTCTAGTTGGAACAGGTTGGTCGTTCTTGAAACCGAAGATACGAGGAAAGGAGAAAACGTTGTTGGCGATGGTGATTCCGTTTGAGGTTGTATCCACCATTGCTTCGGTTGTGATTGGAGAGACTGGACCATATGTCCAAAACTGGTTAATTTGGACCTACATCATCTTTTTTGCTGAGGTATCTTGCTGGGTCGCCATGAGATTGGTAATAGTTTGGTGGATGTGTTCTTTAAGAAAGACATCGAGGAAAACAGTCAAGAACTTAGGCACCTCACCATTTTTTGGGAAATTCTACAATTTGGTTTTTGTGTATCTGCTTTTCACAAGGGTTGCAATTGGTGTGTTTATGTTGAATGAGACTGCTGATTATAAGTATCAGTGGGAGAGCAATGTAGCTGGGGAGATTGCAAGTCTTGCGTTTTATGCATTGATGTGTTATTATATGTTCAGGCCAATAGAAAGGAATGGATTTTCTGAtgttgaagatgaaaaagaagaagaagaattgcTACAGATCTTTGACCTAGAGGAAGATCAAGTTTGA
- the LOC106443015 gene encoding short-chain dehydrogenase TIC 32 B, chloroplastic-like isoform X4 has protein sequence MGLYSLITGRRGPSGFGSATSAEEVTQRIDATHLTAIITGGAGGIGMETARVMAKRGVHAVIGARNIGAAENAKAEILRQNTNARVTLLHLDLSSVKSIRAFVRDFHALHLPLNLLINNAGVMFCPYQLSEDEIELQFATNHIGHFLLTNLLLDTMKTTAKTSGVEGRILNLSSIAHIYTYKEGIKFDSINDICCYSDKRAYGQSKLANILHANELSRQLQEEGVNITVNSVHPGLILTNLFQHTALLMSTKLLETKYSARSRT, from the exons ATGGGATTATATTCACTAATCACAGGGAGAAGAGGACCAAGTGGGTTTGGTTCAGCTACATCAGCTGAAGAGGTTACCCAAAGGATTGATGCAACTCATCTCACTGCAATTATCACAG GAGGGGCAGGAGGGATAGGAATGGAGACAGCGAGGGTAATGGCCAAGAGAGGTGTTCATGCGGTAATTGGTGCCCGAAACATAGGAGCTGCAGAAAATGCCAAAGCCGAGATTCTCAGACAAAACACAAACGCACGTGTCACCCTCCTCCACTTAGATCTCTCTTCGGTCAAATCCATCAGAGCCTTTGTTCGTGACTTCCATGCCCTCCATCTTCCTCTCAATCTCCTCat AAACAACGCAGGAGTAATGTTCTGTCCATACCAACTCTCTGAAGATGAAATCGAATTGCAGTTTGCTACAAATCACATTG GCCATTTTCTGTTGACAAACTTGCTCCTAGACACAATGAAGACCACAGCTAAAACCAGTGGTGTCGAAGGAagaattttgaatttatcaTCTATAGCTCATATCTATACTTATAAAGAAGGAATCAAGTTCGACAGCATCAATGACATATGCTG TTACTCGGATAAAAGAGCTTACGGACAATCAAAACTAGCCAATATATTGCACGCTAACGAGCTCTCCCGTCAACTTCAG GAAGAGGGAGTGAACATAACAGTGAACTCAGTGCACCCTGGTCTCATCCTCACCAATCTCTTCCAACACACAGCTCTTTTAATGA GTACTAAACTACTAGAAACCAAGTACTCAGCCAGATCAAGGACCTAA
- the LOC106443015 gene encoding short-chain dehydrogenase TIC 32 B, chloroplastic-like isoform X3: MGLYSLITGRRGPSGFGSATSAEEVTQRIDATHLTAIITGGAGGIGMETARVMAKRGVHAVIGARNIGAAENAKAEILRQNTNARVTLLHLDLSSVKSIRAFVRDFHALHLPLNLLINNAGVMFCPYQLSEDEIELQFATNHIGHFLLTNLLLDTMKTTAKTSGVEGRILNLSSIAHIYTYKEGIKFDSINDICCYSDKRAYGQSKLANILHANELSRQLQEEGVNITVNSVHPGLILTNLFQHTALLMRFLKFFSFYLWKNIPQVLNY; the protein is encoded by the exons ATGGGATTATATTCACTAATCACAGGGAGAAGAGGACCAAGTGGGTTTGGTTCAGCTACATCAGCTGAAGAGGTTACCCAAAGGATTGATGCAACTCATCTCACTGCAATTATCACAG GAGGGGCAGGAGGGATAGGAATGGAGACAGCGAGGGTAATGGCCAAGAGAGGTGTTCATGCGGTAATTGGTGCCCGAAACATAGGAGCTGCAGAAAATGCCAAAGCCGAGATTCTCAGACAAAACACAAACGCACGTGTCACCCTCCTCCACTTAGATCTCTCTTCGGTCAAATCCATCAGAGCCTTTGTTCGTGACTTCCATGCCCTCCATCTTCCTCTCAATCTCCTCat AAACAACGCAGGAGTAATGTTCTGTCCATACCAACTCTCTGAAGATGAAATCGAATTGCAGTTTGCTACAAATCACATTG GCCATTTTCTGTTGACAAACTTGCTCCTAGACACAATGAAGACCACAGCTAAAACCAGTGGTGTCGAAGGAagaattttgaatttatcaTCTATAGCTCATATCTATACTTATAAAGAAGGAATCAAGTTCGACAGCATCAATGACATATGCTG TTACTCGGATAAAAGAGCTTACGGACAATCAAAACTAGCCAATATATTGCACGCTAACGAGCTCTCCCGTCAACTTCAG GAAGAGGGAGTGAACATAACAGTGAACTCAGTGCACCCTGGTCTCATCCTCACCAATCTCTTCCAACACACAGCTCTTTTAATGA GGTTCTTGAAGTTCTTCAGTTTTTACTTGTGGAAAAATATACCTCAGGTACTAAACTACTAG
- the LOC106377105 gene encoding uncharacterized protein LOC106377105, whose translation MPFFSLSSSSLYLLLYITNYSLNQYHIMGDHSSSQASYIHLVHHLIEECIVFNMGKKECMDALFKHANINPIITSTVWKELEKENKEFFEAYERRRKEIPTEKETARRIRDLLSRTKI comes from the exons ATGCCTTTCTTCTCCCTTTCGTCATCATCTCTCTACTTGCTCCTCTATATAACAAACTACTCTTTAAATCAATATCATATCATGGGTGATCATAGCAGCTCACAAGCATCTTACATCCATTTG GTGCATCATTTGATAGAAGAATGCATAGTCTTCAACATGGGAAAAAAAGAGTGTATGGATGCTCTGTTCAAGCATGCTAATATCAACCCTATCATCACTTCCACGG TGTGGAAGGAGCTAgagaaagagaacaaagagtTCTTCGAGGCATACGAGAGACGAAGAAAAGAAATACCGACCGAGAAAGAGACAGCTCGAAGAATCCGAGATTTGCTTTCACGAACTAAAATCTAA
- the LOC106428963 gene encoding THO complex subunit 4B codes for MAGGLDMSLDDLIKSNRKPTGSRGRGNGGASSGGRGFGGGSSGPSRRFANRVGNRTAPYSRPIQQQAHDAMWANDVFATDASVAAAFGHQSAGVGVGGSSIETGTKLYISNLDYGVSNEDIKELFSEVGDLKRYGIHYDRSGRSKGTAEVVFSRRGDALAAVKRYNDVQLDGKLMKIEIVGTNLSAPAPPMLAPVQIPFPSNGLLGNFNENYNGNFNGNYNGNFRGRGRGGFMGRPRGGFGGGNFRGGRGARGGGGGGGRGSGRGGRDEKVSAEDLDAELDKYHKEAMEETS; via the exons ATGGCAGGTGGTTTGGATATGTCACTCGATGACCTCATCAAATCCAATCGAAAACCTACCGGATCTCGCGGCCGAGGAAACGGCGGTGCTAGCAGCGGCGGTCGCGGATTCGGCGGTGGCTCCTCCGGTCCGTCTCGACGGTTTGCTAACCGCGTGGGAAACAGAACGGCGCCGTATTCAAGG CCGATTCAACAACAAGCTCATGACGCGATGTGGGCTAACGACGTCTTCGCCACTGATGCGAGTGTGGCGGCTGCTTTTGGGCATCAGTCTGCAGGTGTTGGCGTTGGTGGTTCTTCAATCGAGACTGGAACGAAGCTCTACATCTCCAACTTGGACTATGGTGTCTCCAACGAGGATATCAAG GAGCTCTTCTCAGAGGTTGGTGACCTTAAGCGTTACGGGATTCACTATGATAGGAGTGGAAGATCCAAG GGTACTGCTGAGGTTGTTTTTTCACGGCGTGGTGATGCCTTGGCAGCTGTCAAGCGTTACAATGATGTTCAGTTGGATGGAAAGCTGATGAAGATTGAGATTGTTGGAACGAATCTTTCAGCTCCAGCACCTCCTATGCTTGCTCCTGTTCAAATTCCATTTCCTTCGAATGGGTTACTTGGGAACTTTAATGAGAACTACAATGGAAACTTCAATGGGAACTACAATGGAAACTTTAG AGGGAGAGGAAGAGGTGGTTTTATGGGACGGCCTCGTGGTGGTTTTGGAGGTGGTAATTTCCGTGGTGGTAGGGGAgctagaggaggaggaggaggtggtggtcGTGGCAGTGGAAGAGGAGGACGTGATGAAAAGGTGTCTGCAGAGGATCTTGATGCTGAATTGGACAAGTATCAcaaagaggcaatggaggaaaCAAGTTAA